From Gammaproteobacteria bacterium, one genomic window encodes:
- a CDS encoding sensor histidine kinase: MRQSVSRMRSLFKKLDQRLLPKNREMDGSLPYVTLIYLAFYCFPLFFQLPSFGETLLIVSALLVFLFLYFHLHWLSPRKRWRNLLFMWLLGISLSPWYSGGISFIIYAAAMSCLLENARKAALAILLIASATWLAGTLLNMNQSMLYTALFFVLMVGPMNIYLVDLGKKRRALDLSQQEIKTLAASAERERIARDLHDTMGHAFSMITLKAELAGKLIDKNLEAAKQQIKELEALSRDTLAQIRDAVTGYRRSGLRSELVNTKMALETAGFSFDSSFQSCELSEKLDDELALILRELTTNIIRHSNGSHCEVNIRQVNNTLTLEVTDDGNNASIEAGNGIAGIRERLHPFGGKLTITTGQQTRLLIQVSV, from the coding sequence ATGAGACAATCAGTGAGCCGAATGAGATCGCTATTTAAAAAACTGGACCAGCGTTTACTGCCCAAAAATCGGGAGATGGATGGCTCGCTGCCCTATGTGACCCTCATTTATCTCGCGTTTTATTGTTTCCCGCTGTTTTTTCAGTTGCCATCTTTTGGTGAGACGCTGCTGATTGTTAGCGCCTTGTTGGTTTTTCTCTTTCTCTATTTTCACTTGCACTGGCTGTCGCCGCGAAAGCGCTGGCGCAATCTGCTTTTCATGTGGTTATTGGGGATAAGTTTATCGCCCTGGTATTCCGGCGGCATATCTTTCATTATTTATGCTGCGGCAATGAGTTGTTTGCTGGAGAACGCTCGAAAGGCAGCGCTGGCGATATTATTGATTGCCAGCGCAACCTGGCTCGCGGGTACGCTGCTCAATATGAATCAATCCATGCTCTACACAGCGCTATTTTTTGTGTTAATGGTGGGGCCGATGAATATTTACTTGGTGGATCTGGGCAAAAAAAGACGTGCCCTGGATTTATCACAACAGGAAATCAAAACGCTGGCGGCAAGCGCCGAGAGAGAGCGCATTGCCCGCGATTTACACGACACAATGGGGCATGCTTTTTCGATGATTACCCTCAAGGCCGAGCTGGCTGGCAAACTCATAGATAAAAATTTAGAAGCGGCAAAACAGCAAATCAAAGAGCTGGAGGCTTTATCCCGCGATACGCTGGCGCAAATTCGCGACGCGGTCACAGGTTATCGGCGTTCCGGGTTACGCAGCGAGCTGGTCAATACCAAAATGGCCTTAGAAACCGCTGGTTTTAGTTTTGACTCCAGTTTTCAGTCCTGCGAGCTTAGCGAAAAGCTTGATGATGAATTAGCACTTATTTTGCGCGAGCTGACGACCAATATTATTCGCCATAGTAATGGCAGTCATTGTGAAGTGAACATTCGGCAGGTCAATAACACCCTCACGCTTGAAGTGACAGACGATGGCAATAATGCTTCGATTGAAGCGGGCAATGGTATTGCTGGTATCCGCGAACGCCTGCACCCCTTTGGCGGAAAGCTGACCATTACCACGGGACAACAAACCCGACTGTTGATTCAGGTTTCAGTTTAG